The genomic segment AAGCAATTGGTATGTTAGCAGCAGATGGTTATATCGAATACAATGATTTTCGGGGAGCCATTGTTAAAGACAGTATTATCAACAAAGAACGTTACTTTGAAATGACAGAAATCCTTGGTTTGTTTTTAAAACAAGCTATTCATAAAATTCGTACTAAGAAAATCACCTTTAACAAATTGGAAATGATTAATAAACTAGCAGAAATTAAAAATCAAGAAAATCAAGAACACTCATCCGTATATTTTGATTATGAAAAATGGTTTGCACAGAATTTACTTACCTACTTGAGAAATAAATACTACTTAAAGATAAGCGAAGATTTTTTCAATAATATCAAAGAATTTGGCGATGAGGAAGTTATTAATATCGCTCAAAATGCATCTGTTAAAACAATCGATAATATTCAAAACTTTATTGATGCGATGGATGTGCACGATTATGATAAATGCTTAAATCTTATTGATGAATTAATTGACGCGCATGTCTTAGTCGCTTATAGATAAAAATGAGCATCACTCTCTTAAACAAAGAAAGTGATGCTCATTTTTCATTTGATTTTCACTAAGTATCTACCAGTCACGCCGCCATTCATAACTTGATGAAGTGCAGTAGGTAATTCAGAAAAAGGAATTTCTGTTGCAAGTTCGTCCAAATTAGCCAGTTTGTAGTCCGTTGCAAGTCGGTTCCAGATTCTTTCACGTTTAGGCATTGGACAAAGCACCGAATCAATACCAAAAAGTTGAATTCCACGCAGAATAAACGGAAAAACAGTTGTATCTAATTTTCCACCAGCGGACATACCACAAGTCGTAACCGCTCCGCCATACTGCACTGCTGTTAATAAATAAGCAAGAGGTTTTCCGCCAACACAATCAATCGCTCCAGCAAAAAGTTGTTTATCGAGTGCGCGGATTTTCTCAGGTTGAAATGCCTCTCTAGAAACGACTTCAGAAACACCAAACTTTTGTAAAAATTCTGCCGCATCTGCTTTATTTGATGAAGCTACTACTTGATAATTCCTCTTAGAAAGGATAGCGGAACTCAGGCTTCCTACACCACCAGTTGCGCCACTTACAGCGATTTTTCCGTCAGTTGGTGTTACGCCACTAAATTCAAGTGCATCGACAGAGAGTGCTGCTGTAAAGCCTGCTGTGCCAAGTATCATTGCTTCTTTAAGTGACAAGCCAGCAGATAACGGCACAACCCATTCAGCTGGGACACGAATAAACTCGCTATAACCACCAAAATAACTAACACCAAAATCATAACTAGTCACAATAACTTCATCGCCAACTTGGAATCGGTCAGATTTTGTTTCAACCACGACACCACTCGCATCAATACCAGGAATGAAAGGATATTCACTTACAATTTTGCCATCTGGAAGCACCGCGAGTCCATCTTTGTAATTAATACCAGAATAATGAACTTCAATCGTTACATCGTTTTCCGGTAATTCATCTATTGTAGTATCTCTAAAATGTAGTGAAGTATCTTGTTCTTCTTTTTCAATAAAAAGGGCTTGAAATGATTTCATCTATAAATTCCTCCACAATTCTATTTTGTGTTCCCCTTCACTTTACGACTTTTTTTAGTTTTTTTCAAGGCTGTCACTGGTACTAATCGGTGTTTCCATGTAAACTATAATAGAGAAGATGCCTAACTATGTGTAATTTTATAAATAGATTTTTTGGCAAGAGAGGGTGAGTGCGATGGGGAAGGCATTATTGATTGTGAATCCATCATCAGGTAAAGAAAAAGGAAAAGTATATCAAGGGAAAACGGAAGAAGTACTAAAAAAACGGTATGAAGAAGTAGAAGTTCGTTTAACAGAAAAAGCAGGCGATGCAACTGAATTCGCTTCTTGGGCTTCTGAGCAAGGTTTTGAAGCAGTCATCGCGATGGGGGGCGACGGAACATTAAATGAAACGATTAATGGCCTCGCTATTCATGAAAACCGTCCGGACTTTGGGTTTATTCCACTTGGGACTGTGAATGATTTAGCACGCTCGGTAGGAATCCCATTAAAACCAGAAAAAGCGATTCAATCCTTAGAGCATGCGGTGGCAGTACCGATGGATATTGGTCGAATTGGTGATCAATATTTTATGAATGTATTAGCCATTGGAATGATTGCGCAAGCTGTTGACCAAGTTAGTGTCGAACAAAAAACAAAATTTGGTTCTGTAGCATACTTTTTAGAAGGTTTAAAGGCTTTTAACCGTAACGAACTACTTAATTTTAAATTAGAATATGACGATGAAGTTTGGGAAGGTGAAGCTGCCCTGGTCGTGGCTGGCTTAACGAAATCCGTTGGTGGAATCGAATCGTGGGCGCCAGATGCAAAAATCGACGACGGGTACTTGCATATTGTTATTCTGACTAAACTTGGACTACTTGATGCAGCAAACATGATTCCACAACTTATTCGTGGTAATCTTAAAAACAGTGGTGGAGTGGTTTATATTAAAACGAAGAAATTAAAAATTGACGCGAGTGGAGATGAATTAAGCATCAATGTGGACGGCGATCCAGGTCCGGGCGTTCCAGCAGAAATTGAAGTACTAGGAAGCCATTTAAATATTCTTGCCCCCAAAGAAAGCAGCAAGAAGCGTTTTGGTCCATTTGTATTGAATAGATAGTTTATTAATAAATATAGAGACAAGGAGATGATTCGCTTTATGGAAGAGGAATTAGAAGTCATTCATAAAGGTCTTGCCAATGCGAAAAATGGTTTTAAGGCAGTCCCGGGTAAACTATATTTGACAAAAACTTATATCGTACACAAGCCAAACGATTATTTTGATGAAGAAATCAATATTCCGTTAGACAGCGTAAGAAAGATTCGCGGTGTTCGCACTAAAATTCTTGGAAAAGCACTGATACCAAATATTTTAGAAATAGATATGATTTCAGGTGAGAAGTATCAATTTGTCGTTAACAAACAGAAAAAATGGCTTGAAGCTGTCGCGAAAGTGTTAGAAAGTCGCGGTGAATCACAAA from the Listeria seeligeri serovar 1/2b str. SLCC3954 genome contains:
- a CDS encoding GntR family transcriptional regulator, translating into MTTKRKETRESVCYREIKKKIRNGELKPGDRLIENTLSQQLEISRTPIRKAIGMLAADGYIEYNDFRGAIVKDSIINKERYFEMTEILGLFLKQAIHKIRTKKITFNKLEMINKLAEIKNQENQEHSSVYFDYEKWFAQNLLTYLRNKYYLKISEDFFNNIKEFGDEEVINIAQNASVKTIDNIQNFIDAMDVHDYDKCLNLIDELIDAHVLVAYR
- a CDS encoding NADPH:quinone oxidoreductase family protein; this translates as MKSFQALFIEKEEQDTSLHFRDTTIDELPENDVTIEVHYSGINYKDGLAVLPDGKIVSEYPFIPGIDASGVVVETKSDRFQVGDEVIVTSYDFGVSYFGGYSEFIRVPAEWVVPLSAGLSLKEAMILGTAGFTAALSVDALEFSGVTPTDGKIAVSGATGGVGSLSSAILSKRNYQVVASSNKADAAEFLQKFGVSEVVSREAFQPEKIRALDKQLFAGAIDCVGGKPLAYLLTAVQYGGAVTTCGMSAGGKLDTTVFPFILRGIQLFGIDSVLCPMPKRERIWNRLATDYKLANLDELATEIPFSELPTALHQVMNGGVTGRYLVKIK
- a CDS encoding diacylglycerol/lipid kinase family protein, which codes for MGKALLIVNPSSGKEKGKVYQGKTEEVLKKRYEEVEVRLTEKAGDATEFASWASEQGFEAVIAMGGDGTLNETINGLAIHENRPDFGFIPLGTVNDLARSVGIPLKPEKAIQSLEHAVAVPMDIGRIGDQYFMNVLAIGMIAQAVDQVSVEQKTKFGSVAYFLEGLKAFNRNELLNFKLEYDDEVWEGEAALVVAGLTKSVGGIESWAPDAKIDDGYLHIVILTKLGLLDAANMIPQLIRGNLKNSGGVVYIKTKKLKIDASGDELSINVDGDPGPGVPAEIEVLGSHLNILAPKESSKKRFGPFVLNR
- a CDS encoding PH domain-containing protein, with the protein product MEEELEVIHKGLANAKNGFKAVPGKLYLTKTYIVHKPNDYFDEEINIPLDSVRKIRGVRTKILGKALIPNILEIDMISGEKYQFVVNKQKKWLEAVAKVLESRGESQKLA